tgttgttggttatatttatgattattttattcagttAAACACATAATATTCCTATCATTACTAATCAACTGGTCATCAGTCAACAGAATGcgctgtcatccatcattgtGACTTCTGACAGTCTATGTAATGTATCTTTCACTGTGCAGGGGAGATCTTTTCTGTGGGTCAGAAAAGCCAGAAAAGCATCCGAACGGATGTAATATAACATCCCGGTACTTTTGGcgtactgcatttgacatactatgtactgAACACTATAAAATCTTTCTGGCATATAGTATGGCAGTATGGGGATTGAAATGCACACCATATGTTCATTTAGTACCTAAAGAGAATCAAAacttacacacatatacacatatttttccacTTAGCTTTAGTgccatttatcaatctagattgttttgtgagtcgcagagtgttggagatattgtccgtagagatgtctgccttctcttgagcATAATGGATATAGACAgcgctcggcttgtggtgctaaaagtgacaaaataatacttacaaaaactcaacagcaatgtatctttccagaaatcacaaGCTGGTTacacaagataatccacagatcttgttgtgagcagttttatgtcggaactattttctttctctatcactgcgcagaaggaaacgtgcatctactcatggacgagaggcttgcaAAATGTTACATGTATGGGGcactccttggctgagctgcaacgatagctagctcagtggtgctcaGTGAGCTAGCAGCCGATTCACACTCACctggcaccactgagctagctaatctTCTTttccatgagtagatgtacaCTTCCTTCTGAAGGGTGATACGGTTAGCAGGtgcagtttggtagaaagagaacagttcctacatgaaactgctcacagcaaggtctggggattatcttgagttacAAGGTCaggatttctagaaagagacattgttgttgagtttttcaaatgtatatttttggcGCTTTAAACagcacaagctgagtgccatctagttccattatattagagagaaggccaATATCAGACCCTTAGCAactcaccaaaacaatctagactaataagaagcactacaagtaagagggAGAATGTGTACCTGTGATTCTGGGGTGAACCGTCCCTTTAATATCCTCTGCTATTTTCAACTGATCAGATTCATACTGCAGCAGACATTTAGAGTCATTTTGGGAGAAGCCTTTAATATTGAAATTTCATCATCACACGCAGATTTTCTGTAACAAAGCTCCATTTCAGATCCTTATGAGGCTGTTTTAGATTTGTAATATACTGGGGTTCACTTCATTGTCAGTCACAACGTGTTGACACATTGTCATCATGTTTTTCAATGAAACAGTCTTGTCACTAAATATAGCAGAAATGACTGTGGAGAATCATTTCAGGGACAACTGCCGTTAACCCAGATGATGTGAGTCATTCTGGGATAGGGGTACTTGAGCAGCACACGCTCGGCCTCAAGGCTCTAATTAGCACCCAGATAATGAAATATTGTGTTATAGATCCATGTGTGTATCACTGACATCACACAAGTGCCACTGCACCTATTAGGATAcctaaatatggtcactacAGTCTGTTTACGTggctctctcctgtgtctctttatggGTCGCATCACGGTGTGTGACCTAAATTCTTTCCTGATTATGGATATTAATGCTCATTGTGATTTATTATATTTCAAGATGCTTAATGGGCTCTATTTCCACGCATGTTCACCATTTATGGCAGCATGTTTAGCCAAGTTAGCAGCACGCTGCTCCAGGAGTGGAAATGTTGATCTGTTTGTTGCTCAGTCCACCACTTCAGTGCAGACTAGAATATCCCGACAATTAATGGATTGCGATGCCTTGTCTTTCGGAGCTAgtttaaatgaatgatttgtaaTTGATAAGTTATTCAAAGCCTCATtgttatacaagtaatattcatactggttcacATGaacaattttaacatttttttaagttaataaTAGCTTGGgctattaatttaagtttttacaTTATGTCTTTTCACCTAGCACCATAAGGTGAAATTTTCAGTTTGCCTAATGAAATACCTGTAACTAATGACATTTCCATCATCCTCAGCTGTAGTTTATCTGTAGTGCTAATCAGCAAATATCAGCATGCAAGCACACTAAACTAAAATGGTGAACATTATAAAGATTACACCTAAAACATcagctaaacatcagcatgttagcattggcattatgagcatgttagcatgctgatgttagcatttagctcaagaACTTCTGCACCTAAGCACAACCTCCCAGAGCCACTAGCATAACTGTAGACTCTTAAGTTAAATTTTAGTTAGATTTTATTTCTGATCACTGTGTTAGAAGCTCTAGATGATTAAGTTTATGTCTTCTTAATTACAGCTGGAGCTAAAGGGGTGAACAGTCATCCAagtcattaaagggacagttcaccccaaaatcaaaaatacatatttttcctcttacctgtagtgctatctaTCAGtctagtttgtttttgtgtgtgttgctgagtgttggagatatcagctgtagagacgTCTGCTTTCTGTtgaatgtaatggaactagatggcattaggcttgggaactgcccattggttcgacatcccattgttccgaccatattaaactcattgttccgaagtccgttccgaaatcatcatgatgccctgtggttaaggtctggttaggttcaggcacaaaaaccacttggttagggtcaggaaaagatcatggtgtgggttaaaatgaaaaagaaagtgacaaacacataagccgtaagcctgctccgcctcaagccagtcgcggcgcaccatacgcccgccgcaagccgttcagcactgcggacagtcggactaatgggatgtcgaaccaatgggctgtcaaaccaatgacatggacccttagGCTTGAGGTGCTAAAAGCGCCGTAAACTCaatagcaatgtctctttccaggaatTATGACTCAAGATAatcttgtgagcagtttcatgaaggaaatgttttctttccaccaaactACATGCACCAACTGTACCACCGTGCAAAAGGAaacatctactgctagctaatgttacagctcagccaaggaggacacaATTAATGCTTAAATCTCACACTGTTACAGGCAtggaactgctcacaacaaggtctgtggattatcttgattaatcgggtcatgatttctggaaagagattgctgttgaggtttttctgggcactttgagcaccacaagtcaaATGCCATCTATTTTCTATGGCCGACATCTccaacaactcacaccaaaacaatctagactgataaataatactacaggtaagaggtagTTTTAAtctgggggtgaactgtcccttgtAATCCTGATTATCCTGTCTTTTGGCAGCATTGAAACTATTCTCATTTTGACAAACATGTCTTGGTGAAGTGTCTTTTAGCAAGATTCACCTCTGACCTCCCAGCAAAAGTGCAATGTGCAGAGacaattatgtttttttaattattattttaaaaataagtcaTTAACTTTAAATGCACTGCACAGCATCGGTCACAGGAGGTCAGCTTGGATATTTTTTATAGTGTTAAATGCTCCTCAGAATAAGTGTTTCCTCTATGCCATCATTTATAGGACATAGAATTTACATTCACTAAAAAAATTCCAAAATGACCCAGCTGTGCAAGACAGGGACATGGTGAATCATCTCAGTCTTATGCTTCACCATTTAACCTTTCCTTTTAAGTCAGAGAAAGTATACACTCCTACATGCAAGCAGCCCTGAAGAGGGCATTGCATGTGTAAAGGCTCAAACTGCATCATCCAAAAGAGAGAAGTTCATGCTGAGGCTACACATGGCAAATGTAGATCaactgagaaagaaagaggCAAGAGTGCAAATGGAAGGGGCTTTGCCATATCTGCTCTTCCTCGTTCTGTCAGCTTGAGGTTAGCTTAGAGAGCAGAGTTTTGCCCccagaacacacacaccacctttCCGGTACCAACCTCAAGCTCAGGGCTGATTAAAAGAtaacaagaacaaaaaaaaaatcatgtaacTACACAGacgaaagagacagaaagaggcagagaaaaAAGTGACAGAGGGAGTTACTGAGAGAAAAGGGAAGTGTTTCAGAGACATGCTGAGTCGGCCACCTGTAagcttcacacacactgcattcagTGACAACAGTGAGCTGCGTGTGAGAGGTGGAGGAGCAGATTAGGTGTTGTAACTTTGCAGTTTCCTGATGGCGTCTGGTCCTGGCAGCAGAGCGGAAGAACAACCACCAGCACTGCCTCTCAAACAGCGCAGGTAAGACCAACAAACTGTAGATCTGATTACAACTTTGTGATTATTCTACACATTCTCTTATTGGGTTCTAATTAGGTCTAATCCATCATCATAATCCTTATTAAAAGATGCTAATTATTAGGGATAAAAAGCAGACTGCGCATACTTCATTTGAATATCCTTTATCTGATAATGTCAAGTATCCTGCACTGCATGCACTTAGATGATTTTGTTATTCTGTGCATCTCCATACACAGGAGCCATTCCTCTAGAAACTCCAGTGTGGAGTCTGACTGTCTTATATTCAGCTCTGTTGGACTCCTGCATCAAAACTACGCATGCAACGATGTCTTCCCCGAACCCACTGACTGTCATGCAGCCCAGTGCCCCATACACCAACGCTACGGTAAGCTCCTCAGAATGATGAAGTGAGTTTAGGTGACTGAAAGTACTCATGTCCTAATGTCATTGTAACGCACTGCATCATTTACTGTATTGTCCTTCCCCAATTGTGAAAACACAACTCACGCATGCAGTTCAGCGTAATGGGAAAAGACACATCTTACTATGAAGTGTGATTCAGTTTTCTCACTTCGACGTTTTCGTGAGAACTGAAAGAGAGGAAGTAACCATCTGAAACTTTTACATTCAAAAACATGCATGTGATTTTCAGATAGACTATGGTGACTTGCAGACTGTTGAACTGACAATGCAGACGCCCCCAGACTGTTGCATGCTCATTTCTCTTGCTCACTGTTCAAGTCTGACCTAAATCCCCCTCACTGTGTTGCTCAGATCCCTCCCGACACCTGGAGAGATTTTTCTCAGATGGCACCCCGCCGCCTGTTCCAAAGAAGAAGCTAGCCCGCACTATCTCCCTCCCTGGCACCAAGGCGCCTCCACTCTGTCCTCCGTCTCCACTGCAAAGATACCCTCAAAACTTTGACAACCCCCTATACATGCTGGCCCCCATACCCAACATCTACTTCCATGAGGAGATAGAAGAgtttcaaccaatcagagggagTCCTGTCTCCTTGCAGTCCTTCTCCCAGTTGTCCTTTGACACCCCAGATGAGCATCTGCCCCACCTCTTCAGCACCTTTGATGACCAGAGGGTTGTTTCTCAGGGGATTCAGCATCGCCACCTTCTCTTTCTGAGAAGCATGGCACAGAACATGGAGGCTGGGATCCTGCTGCGAGGAGAGGCCGCAGAGAGGGAAGTCATCTCATACCAGCCTGAGGATTTCCTGCTGTGTGAGGGCAGCGAGCCAAAGCAGATCGGCGACACGGTTTACTACAGCCTGCACAGCCCCAAGCTTCCAGGGAGGATGCTTGGTTTAAGGGTAATGTTACATATCTTGTATTCACTGTGCAGTGTTAACAGTACGTTCTGTGTGTTAATGCATGATGTTAAAATGTTCTGCTGTTCACTTgtggtcacattgaccttgaaaTTGTGCTGAACAAAACAGTATGCACATTGCACACAGCAACCAGTCATACAAACTTGATCTCTATCGAGACTGGCAACTGTCACACGGTCTGCGGTGCCAGAAACACTTCCTCTAAACTGTCATCAGGTGTCACAACTGCAACAGGAAGGCCAAATGAGGCATCTTTTTTTCACACAGTGCAAGTGTTTCTTAATTACAACTTCAGTTTTATGAGTGTCCGTTGTTCTTTCTGTGCAGGCACACAAGCAGACTGACGAAGCTTCCTCGGCTCACACCAAACACCAGCCATCGCATGTCAACGTGCAAGATGTTATTACTCAATTCCAAGCAAGCAGCACCCCGAGGAGTGAATCCAGCATATTACAAAACCAAGAtcccttttttcctctcaagtCGGACTGCACTGCTGCTAAATCACCAGGTGGAGGCAGCACTGAGTGTGCCACAGCTCATGAGAACATTAGTCTGCCCTCAGTTCAGTCTTTCCTCCAGAGAGGCCTCTCGGTGAGCGTTGAGAGAGACTTCCCACAAGCCACTCTGGAGGACTTTGTTCAGGACAGCAGCTCGCTGCAGAGCACAGATTGTTTGGATTACGACAGACAGGTATGTGCTCTGTTGCTGCAGGTATTAATGGGCTCACAACATCTGTACAACATcagcaccactgctgctgagctCAGACCTCGGGGGATCTTTTTAGTGTGGCCCAGCAGGGAGAATGAAGAGGGAGAAAACAAGCTAGAGCATGATGCCTCTGAAATAAAGAGCAGTTTCAAGACCAGCAGATGGAAAGATGAAATGGAACGGGTACAGGCGGCGAAACAAGGAAAGATCCAGATGTTATGGAAGACATATGGCTCCCCTCGTGTGGTGTTGACCCCGCTGTCATCTGCTCTGTCTGTTCCTAACCCCCTCACCTACATCAAATCCCAGATTGGAAACCTAATTCAATACTGCTTCCACTCACAGGAGAGCCAAACACCTCTGGGCTCAGCTCCAACCCTGTTCATGTCCTCACACCGACAGGGCCTTCTCTATCTGGCCTCTCTGCTCCATAGTGACAGCAGCGGGCCACAGATGGCCGACATGGTGGCCACGCTTCAGGTGCTCCTCTGGGGGCCACGGGTCCCACTCTTCAATCACAGAGGCTCTATGACCACCGCCGTACACAACTGGCTGACGATCAAGCGAGCCCTGCTGGTGATGAAGTTGGCCGAGAGAGGGCTGATCCAGGATCAGTCAGCTCTCGACTGGGAGGACTGTATGTGCCTGCAATACCTGTCGTTTACAGACCCCGAGACAGTTGTGAGCGTGACCAGTCAGCTATGGCTCACTCCGAATACAGACAGTCCATCTTGAATTGAAGTCATTCCCTTAAGGACTCATGCTGGGTAGTTCAAGTGCAACATATatcaatcagccaaaacattaaaaccactggtgtgtgaagtgaataacattgatcatcccGTTGAAATGCAATGTTCTGTTAGGAAACCTTGGCTCTTGGCATTCAggtggatgccacttgatgcACTTCACCTACCCAAACATTGTTATAGACCAAGTGCCATCCCTCATGACAAGGGCACACctcaatggcagtggcccctcagcaggacaatgcaccataccaccccacaaaaactgctcaggaatggccaaAGGGACATGACAAAGGGCTCAAGGCATCAACAAGGCCTCCGAATTCCCCAGACCCCAATCTGACCAAGCATTTggtgggacatgctggtaccccatCTCACAACCAACAGGTCCTAAAGGATCGGCCACCAACGCCCTGCTGCCAGACACCAAGGGACATCCCCCTAGAAATCCTtggtccatgccttgacatgtcagagctGCATTTGATTCAAGGAGGCCTAACTGTGGATTGGAGGTACCTCTGAGGTACTGGAACATCCACCGAATGCTTGGTCAGATTAGGGTCTAGGAATTTGGCACACTGTCAtgttcctcaggccattcctaAACAGTTTTTGCGGCTACTGTCATCAAGCAGTGTTGCTGCCATGAAAGGGGGTACCTGGTCTGCATTGGTGTTTGGATGAGTGGTGTGTGTCAGGTGGCacccacatgaatgccaggaccaaaggtttcccaccAGAACGTTGCATTGTATCAAGACGATCAGTGTTATTCCCTTCGCCTGTCAGTAATGTGTAAGTGGTCAACTATCAGTCTGCGTTATGTACCATGCTAAAAAATACACTAAGAATGTGCATTTGATTGGACTAAAAGCCATTTCCACTCTTCCTGTTTATAACAATTCGAACATTCATATACTGCCCTTCATAACTTGAAACAGTGGTTCCCTGCTGgtgggttgtgggtccattctgaatggaccgcaagtgactcataaatgtgtcaagtttgtaaaaacataCTAGATTTTGATGTACAGTGaattccagcacagagcttttattttgaagtgtcgtTTCCAACTGTAGAGTGAGTAGCAAACGGACAGCTaactgacagagacagcaaactagctcgacgacatggacAAATGCAACAATGACGGTGAATTTAttcaactgtgtggaccttgaaatatacacaaacatacacaagcTGCAATGCTAGAGCCTGGTTCGCTAGCTGAGCAGCGCCACTGTGAGTTATGTAATACAATGCTGCACTTTAAACATGTTGCTCTATATTAATCATTCCCAGCTCCTATTATAAGTGATGGAATTGTACATGTACAAACTATTTTCTTCCAAAGTTAGAATAGTTTTGGTTATTTCATGAAAGACTTCTTTATATCTCTTTGCTTTCAGGGGCTCTAAGACACAATATCGTTTAAATAATTGTACCAAAGTTGTCTTGCTTGTCCTCACTGACTCCACTGTATCATTACTCTTAATAAATCATGAAGATGGCTATAGCAGTGAGCCACCAAAGGTCTCAATGTGTCAGAGGAAGTGCTTTTCAGAACCAAATAGCAGCATCTTAAAACTTCTTTCCAACATCAAAATTTAGCTATCAATTAAAGTAACACAATTATACTTTACACAGCAGATTAAAGGTATACTTGTCATACAGATTCGTAGAGAAGTAATCTTTCTCCATCATCATTTATGTCCTACTAGCAGTGTTTGGCGGTGCATTTATCTgcagactctgccctctgcctgtattttcttattttctatgTACAAGATGTTCATGGGTGAGGCTCAGGTGAGGctggggctttataaaaaggcagCAAACAGGTGTCAGATCATAAGCAGCATTCATCCCAGAGAAAACAGTgctgaaaaacataaatatagcaCCATGAAACGGCAAacgtgaatctggggttggcttttacctTCACTTACGCTGATGGGCGGAATTACAAAgagtaactgacaatcctgcatagtatacatTTAACAGGTGCGCAGAGGTGTGAAAGTAGGGCTATGCTGAATTGACCCGatttaaataaagtgatttATCAGATTAAATGAATTTTCCTTGAACAAATATCTCTGTTGCCTGAATATAAATACATGTAGGCAGCATACTAATCCAATAAGGGCATGAAATCATTAAGAAATAATTACCACGCCCATAGGCTCACAGCAACGTTGTGCTATAGCAGAAAtggcagtaaaataaagcagttttaagtGTTCAGTCTGCTGCAGACGTTTGGTGTGATGGGGGCTGTCTCAGTTCAACTCAATTTAACCCCAAAAGAAATTATTTCTtcgccagagaatgcttcaaactATAGTTAACACTTTGTAGAGTAACCACAGATTTAACAATTCACAACCAATGACAACAGGTGGGTTTCctgggt
This sequence is a window from Epinephelus lanceolatus isolate andai-2023 chromosome 6, ASM4190304v1, whole genome shotgun sequence. Protein-coding genes within it:
- the LOC117254063 gene encoding inactive tyrosine-protein kinase PEAK1 codes for the protein MASGPGSRAEEQPPALPLKQRRSHSSRNSSVESDCLIFSSVGLLHQNYACNDVFPEPTDCHAAQCPIHQRYDPSRHLERFFSDGTPPPVPKKKLARTISLPGTKAPPLCPPSPLQRYPQNFDNPLYMLAPIPNIYFHEEIEEFQPIRGSPVSLQSFSQLSFDTPDEHLPHLFSTFDDQRVVSQGIQHRHLLFLRSMAQNMEAGILLRGEAAEREVISYQPEDFLLCEGSEPKQIGDTVYYSLHSPKLPGRMLGLRAHKQTDEASSAHTKHQPSHVNVQDVITQFQASSTPRSESSILQNQDPFFPLKSDCTAAKSPGGGSTECATAHENISLPSVQSFLQRGLSVSVERDFPQATLEDFVQDSSSLQSTDCLDYDRQVCALLLQVLMGSQHLYNISTTAAELRPRGIFLVWPSRENEEGENKLEHDASEIKSSFKTSRWKDEMERVQAAKQGKIQMLWKTYGSPRVVLTPLSSALSVPNPLTYIKSQIGNLIQYCFHSQESQTPLGSAPTLFMSSHRQGLLYLASLLHSDSSGPQMADMVATLQVLLWGPRVPLFNHRGSMTTAVHNWLTIKRALLVMKLAERGLIQDQSALDWEDCMCLQYLSFTDPETVVSVTSQLWLTPNTDSPS